The genomic interval GGACACTCTATGGGGTGGGGAGGTCAAGGGGGGTCACGTTAATGGGGTGGGAACCCAACGCGGGGCCGAGTTTTGGGGTGGGAACCCAACGGGgggctgatttttggggtgGAAAACCCAACGTGGGGCCAATTTTGGGGGTGGGAACCCAACGTGGGGTCAATTTTTGGGGTGGGAACCCAACGTGGGGCCGAGTTTTGGGGTGGGAACCCAATGGGGGGCCGATTTTGGGGTGGGAACCCAATGGGGGGCCGATTTTGGGGTGGGAACCCAACGTGGGGTCAATTTTTGGGGTGGGAACCCAACCTTGGGTCAATTTTTGGGGTGGGAACCCAACATGGGGTCAATTTTTGGGGCTGGAACCCAACGTTGGGTCAATTTTTGGGATGTGAACCCAACGGGGGGTCAATTTTTGGGGTGGGAACCCAACGTGGGGCCAATTTTTGGGGTGGGAACCCAACGTGGGGCCAATTTTTGGGGTGGAAAAGCCAACGTGGGGTCAATTTTGGGGGTGGGAACCCAACGTGGGGTCAATTTTTGGGGTGGAAAAGCCAACGTGGGGTCAATTTTTGGGGTAGGAACCCAACGTGGGGTCAATTTTGGGGGTGGGAACCCAACGTGGGGCCAATTTTTGGGGTGGAAAACCCAACGTGGGGTCAATTTTGGGGGTGGAAAACCCAACGTGGGGTCAATTTTGGGGGTGGGAACCCAACGTGGGGCCAAtctatggggtgggggggcacgTAATTTTGGGGGGAACCCAAAGTGGGGCACCCAATGGTatgtggggaggggggaacgGGGACCCtatggggtgcggggggggcaTTAAATGGGGGTGGGAACCcaatgtgtgtgtgggggggcaCCCAATGGGTGGGGGGATATTAAATGGGGGACACCCAATttgggggggagtggggggggaaACTCAATGGGTCGCCCTATAGGATAAGGGGGAGGACTTGGGGGtcgcccggacgcctgggtcccccccttGTCCCGCtcacctgggtccctcccggacgcctgggtcctttcccgaacgcctgggtcccctgagagccaccagctcccccctccctctccccccccggacgcctgggtcccctcccgaacgcctgggtcccctgagagccaccagctcccccctccctctcctcccccggacgcctgggtcccctcccgaacgcctgggtcccctgagagccaccagctcccccctccctctccccccccggacgcctgggtcccctcccgaacgcctgggtcccctccagATGCTTAGCGGGGGGAgaggtggcgggggggggggacgacgcccggacgcctgggtcccccctccccgaactcctgggtccttcccgGACGCCAGGGTCCCCCCCTCACTCATCTGACCCAAACTCCCATAATCCCCCAAGCCCCCCCCCAATTAAAAGCAGCTGTTAATTATGGGGGGGAGGGAATTAAGGGGGGGGTGGGGCCCTAATCCCCCCCAGATGCCGGattattggggggggggggaggggataATCCCGCTGCTCAGCTACAGccggagggacccaggcgtccggggggggacccaggcgtccgggagggacccaggcgtccgggcgccCCCCCTACGCCGTGGATTTAGCGGCCACGCCCCCAGCTCCTAAACCACGCCCATAGCCCTCAAACCACGCCCACAGCCACGCCCCCGCCTCCCGATtggctccccagcccccgtagccacgcccccccccccttttACGACACCGCCCCGGCGGCGCTTTACGGCACGGCCACACGCAGTCGGCCAAGtgaggaggtttgggggggatttggggcgatttggggggattttggggctttttggcgttttttgggggggttagGGGTCTCTGGGGGAGGgttgagggtttgggggtgcccccgggggggggttgggggcgTTCTTGGGGTTGTTTAGGGCttttggggggtccctatggggatctatggggttttgggggggtccctataggggtctatggggttttggggggtccctatggggtctgtgggtttggggggggccctatggggtttgggggggtccctatgggggtctgggggtccctatgggggtctatggggttttggggggtccctatggggtctgtgggtttggggggggccctatggggtttgggggggtccctatgggggtctgggggtccctatggggatctatggggttttgggggggtccctataggggtctatggggttttggggggtccctatggggtctgtgggtttggggggtccctatgggggtctctggggttttgggggggtccctataGGGGTCtatgggatttggggggtccctatgggggtctatgggtttggggggggccctatggggtttgggggggtccctatgggggtctgggggtccctatgggggtctatggggttttggggggggtccctatgggtccctatggggtttggggggtccctatgggggtctgtgggttttggggggtccctatgggggtctatggggttttaggggggtctgggggtccctggggggattttggggggtccctatggggggtctatggggcttggggggtctctatggggtctatgggatttggggggtccctatAGGGGTTtatgggtttgggggggtccctatgggggtctatgggatttggggggtccctatggggggtctatgggtttggggggatccttatgggggtctatgggtttggggggggccctatggggttttgggggggtccctatgggtccctatggggtttggggggtccctatggggtctgtgggtttgggggggtccctatggggggtctatgggggtttgggggggtctgggggtccctggggggggttttggggggtcccaaTAGGGGTCtatgggatttggggggtccctatgggggtctctggggttttggggtgtctgggggtccctggggggggggggggggatttGGTGGTTTTTGGGAATTCAGGGGTTAAatttttgggggtgtcccccccataTTAACCCcctatgtgtgtgtgtcccccccccaaaaaaacagctttaatGGCCCAacgggaccccccaaaaaaagaagacGACGAGGAAACCCCCCAGGTGGCGCCCCCTATAGGGCGGGAGGACCCATCgtccccccataacccccaagTCAATGCGCCCCCTATAGGGCGGGAGGACCCATCGTTCCCATAACCCCCAAGTCAATGCGCCCCCTATAGGGCGGGAGGACCCATCGttcccccataacccccaaGTCAACGCGCCCCCTATAGGGCGGGAGGACCCATCgtccccccataacccccaagTCAACGCGCCCCCTATAGGGCGGGAGGACCCATCGTTCCCCATAACCCCCAAGTCAACGCGCCCCCTATAGGGCGGGAGGACCCATCgtccccccataacccccaagTCAACGCGCCCCCTATAGGGCGGGAGGACCCATTGCTCCCCCATAACCCCCAAGTCAACGCGCCCCCTATAGGGCGGGAGGACCCATCGTTCCCATAACCCCCAAGTCAACGCGCCCCCTATAGGGCGGGAGGACCCATCGTTCCCATAACCCCCAAGTCAACGCGCCCCCTATAGGGCGGGAGGACCCATTGCTCCCCCATAACCCCCAAGTCAACGCGCCCCCTATAGGGCGGGAGGACCCATCgcccccccataacccccaagTCAACGCGCCCCCTATAGGGCGGGAGGACCCATCGCTCCCCCATAACCCCCAAGTCAACGCGCCCCCTATAGGGCAGGAGGACCCATCGCTCCCCCATAACCCCCAAGTCAACGCGCCCCCTATAGGGCGGGAGGACCCATCGTCCCCATAACCCCCAAGTCAACGCGCCCCCTATAGGGCGGGAGGACCCATCGttcccccataacccccaaGTCAACGCGCCCCCTATAGGGCGGGAGGACCCATCGCTCCCCCATAACCCCCAAGTCAACGCGCCCCCTATAGGGCGGGAGGACCCACTGGCTTATTTCCCACCCCCCCCAGGAGGATGAAGATGCCGAAGATGAAGACGATGGAGCCCGGGGGGGGGTCGGAGGCCTCCGGGCGCCCCCTGGAGGACGGGAGGACCCCGCGCTGGTACCGGGGGTGCTGTACCTGCCCTGCCCCCCCCCGGGATTCGGACCCCGTCACGTTCGGGCGATGCTGAGACCCtatggggagctggggagggtgTTCTTCCAGCCCAAGGGTCAGCACCCAtggggggggggtcctggggggggggggtttgggggcattttggggggatttggggcattttgggcggatttggggcattttggaggagctgggggggggttatggggggatattcaggggggatttggggttcaaggggggggtcagcacccatgggtggggggtcctggggggggattttggggcgtTTTGGGcggatttggggtttttttgggggggggattTAGTggattttaggggttttttttacggGCTGTttaggggattttggggggggattTGGTGGATTTTTGGGGCTAtttaagggattttggggggggggtttggtGGATTTTTGGGGCTATTTAagtgattttgggggggggtttggTGGATTTTTGGGGCTATTTAagtgattttggggggggggattTGGTGGATTTTTGGGGCTATTTAGGcgattttgggggggggattTGGTGGATTTTTGGGGCTATTTAGGTGATTTTAGGGGCTAttcagggggttttggggggatttcggggattttggggagaatttgggggattttagGGCGTATTTAATGGATTTTGGGGGGACTTCagtggattttggggggatttagTGGCTTTTTGGGGCTATTTAGGTGATTTTAGGGGCTATTTAGGGGGTCTTGGGGGGGaatttggtgggttttgggggcgATTTAtgtgattttggggggatttaagggttttttggggggatttaggggattttggggggaatttAGTGGATTTGGGGGGGAATTCGGTGGATTTTGGGGGCTATTTAtgtgattttggggggatttaagggttttttggggggatttaggggattttggggggaatttAGTGGATTTGGGGGGGAATTCGGTGGATTTTGGGGGCGATTTATGtgattttgggggggatttAAGGGCTTTTTGGGGGGATTTAGGGGATTTGGGGGGCGATTTAAGGGGGTTTTGGGTGGTATTTTGCGGATTTGGGGGCAAATATAGcaaatttgggggttttctcTGTCCGCAGACGGTCGGATCCGgcgccggcgccgccgcccgacCCCCCAAATTACTGGGGGGGCCCCGTTTAGCGAGGGCTGGGTGGAATTTCGGGACAAACGAGCGGCCAAACGAGCGGCCAAGCTGCTCAATGGGGCCCCAAtgagcccccggccccgcagccccttcCGACACCATCGATGGAGCCTCAAGGtgcgcccggacgcctgggtcccttgcccggacgcctgggtccctttttcgGGGAGCTCTGGGGTCACTTGGGGGGATTTGGAGCCGTTTTGGGGGGTTAATGGGTCTCTAATTTGaggtctcccggacgcctgggtccctttcttGGGgtttcccggacgcctgggtccctctcccggacgcctgggtcccttatttgaggtctcccggacgcctgggtccctctcccggatgcctgggtccctctcccggatgcctgggtccctttcttGGGgtttcccggacgcctgggtccctctcccggatgcctgggtccctttcttGGGgtttcccggacgcctgggtcccttattcGGGgtctcccggacacctgggtccctctcccggatgcctgggtctctttcccggatgcctgggtcccttatttggggtctcccggacgcctgggtccctctcccggacgcctgggtcccttatttggggtctcccggacgcctgggtccctctcccggatgcctgggtccctttcttGGGgtttcccggacgcctgggtccctctcctggatgcctgggtccctttcttGGGGtttcccggacacctgggtcccttattTGGGGCTCCCGGACGCCTAGGTCCctctcccggatgcctgggtcccttattcGGAgtctcccggatgcctgggtccctctcccggatgcctgggtccctttcttGGGGtttcccggacacctgggtcccttatttggggctcccggacgcctgggtccctctcccggatgcctgggtccctctcccggacgcctgggtcccttattgggggctcccggacgcctgggtcccctttgtggggaggggggaggggtGGGTCTTAGGGGTCatttttggggtgatttggACCCATTTCAGGTGGGTTTAAAGGGGTTAACGGGTCCCCGTGCTTACACTTGGgctctcccggacgcctgggtcccctcccggacgcctgggtcccttttctTCCCCGCTCCAGTACCTGCCCGGGTTCCGCTGGCCCCACCTGAGCGAGCGGCTGAGCTACGAGCGCCAAGTTCAAGTTCAACGGCTCCGCGCCGAGGTCGCCCAGGCCAAACGCGAGGGGGCGTTTTACACCCGCCCGCCCCCCAAATCCGCGCCGAACGCCCCCGAATCCTCTCCCCCCACCTGGGGTTTCGCCCAACGAGCCACCGAGGAGGAAATTTGGGGGCGCAAAGCTCGACCCCCCCCAAGCGCCCCCCCCCGGAGCCTCCTCGAGAAGGTGTTTGGGGGGAAGGGCTGagcccccggacgcctgggtccccttttcccggacgcctgggtccccaaTCCCCCCTTTTGTTTCCCCCCGAATAAATTGAATTTTTCCGATTTTGGTGCGTTTCGAGCGAATTTTTTTACGTTTCTATCCCCCAACCACCCTCAACACTttaggggacccaggagttcgggagggtCCCAGGCATCtgggaaggacccaggagttcgggaggggacccaggcgtccgggagggacccaggagttcgggaggggacccaggagttcaggaaggacccaggagttcgggaggggacccaggagttcaggagggacccaggcgtccgggagggacccaggagttcgggagggacccaggcgttcgggagggacccaggagttcgggaggggacccaggagttcgggagggacccaggagttcgggaggggacccaggagttcgggagggacccaggcgtccgggaggggacccaggaattcaggagggacccaggcgtccgggaggggacccaggcgtccgggaggggacctGTCGGGCCTTCTTGGGCCCTTTTGAGTtggcccggacgcctgggtccccccccgacCCCCTTTTATTTCTCCGAAATAACTtcaattttcccatttttatgACTTTTTATTCATTCCTTtatcccccccgccccccattgtcggggacccaggcgtccgggccccgcccccttgCTCAGGCTCTCGTCCAATCAGCTGGCGGCTCCCGGGGTCCTTTGGGCTTCCGGATGCGGGAGTTGAACCCTATAGGGTCAGAGGTCAAAGGTTAACGGGGGtgggggtcccggacgcctgggtccctcccggacgcctgggtcccgccccgaactcctgggtccctcccgaacgcctgggtcccccctgaactcctgggtccctcccggacgcctgggtcccccccgaactcctgggtcccccccgaactcctgggtcccctcccgaacgcctgggtcccccccgaacgcctgggtccccctgaactcttgggtccctcccgaacgcctgggtcccccccgaactcctgggtcccccccgaacgcctgggtccctcccgaacgcctgggtccctcccgaacgcctgggtccccccgaactcctgggttcccctgaactcctggctccctcccgaacgcctgggtccctcccgaacgcctgggtcccctcccgaacgcctgggtcccccccgaacgcctgggtcccctcccgaacgcctgggtccctcccgaacgcctgggtcccctgctCACCGAGGTGGGCGGAGCTTCCGGGCTCAGCGGGCGGGGTCACGACCTCGTAGGCGCCGtcacctgggggggggggggggcggggtcagagccctatagagccccatagagcccctatagccccatagggaccctatAGCGACCTatagagccccacggggacCCCATCAAACCCCTGGAGGTGCCTTAAAGCCCCTTCTAAAGACCCTATAGAGCCCCTATAGGCGCCTTATAATCCCTACGGGGACATTATAACGTATATAGGGATCCTATAGAGCCTTTATAATCCCCATAGCCACCCTATAGGTGCCTTAGAGCCCCTATAGAGCCCCTATAGGTGCCTTATAATCCCCATAGGGCCCCTAGAgggtgggcggggcttggggtgggcggggccatCGGGCCCCAGAggctccgccccctccccccccaatGTTCAACCACTCACCGGGCGGGTTGGGGGCGGGgccggaaggggcggggccggaaGGGGCGGGGTGACTtccggcggccccgccccccggccg from Caloenas nicobarica isolate bCalNic1 chromosome 29, bCalNic1.hap1, whole genome shotgun sequence carries:
- the ABT1 gene encoding activator of basal transcription 1; the encoded protein is MATPPPPDWLPSPRSHAPPPFYDTAPAALYGTATRSRPTLMAQRDPPKKEDDEETPQEDEDAEDEDDGARGGVGGLRAPPGGREDPALVPGVLYLPCPPPGFGPRHVRAMLRPYGELGRVFFQPKDGRIRRRRRRPTPQITGGAPFSEGWVEFRDKRAAKRAAKLLNGAPMSPRPRSPFRHHRWSLKYLPGFRWPHLSERLSYERQVQVQRLRAEVAQAKREGAFYTRPPPKSAPNAPESSPPTWGFAQRATEEEIWGRKARPPPSAPPRSLLEKVFGGKG